Sequence from the Magallana gigas chromosome 4, xbMagGiga1.1, whole genome shotgun sequence genome:
AAGGTAAAAATATTtagttgtgtagtcaatttggatgatgatagaaagaagGGCAGATGGCTATCCAGCGTTTCATCAAATATTGTTGAGCTTAATGAATAGATAGGCGCTTAGCGTTGGTTGAGATGACTAAGAAATAAACGGGCAAGGTCAAACTCTTGTCGTGAGCGGCTATCTGAAGGTGTTGGATGACCATGTTGGTTAAACTGATATACATTTTCCAGTTAAGTTGAAACGTGCGTGCTCGAAAATCTATTAACTGTCATGAATTTGTGGATTACAGGCACGGAAAGTTCGAAATGAAGaggcatagtcacgattttggtcaaattctattttgctgtttttattatttacaatgctgtAGAAATGCAATTCTAATGAtggaatgaaatttgagagtcagtcatataagcaagatacagagctcacaattctttgatatataaacaaggctcgttttctgtttttgtttacataggcttaatataacagtaaaaaatctttaacaagctgatttgtcttaattcttattaattttaagcATGGATAAACTATTCctaatgtttaacacattcatttaaggTCTAAAATTTGGCTTTCactttcaacattcaaaatgtaaacaaaagctttgtttacataataaagaattgtagctctgtaactcgcttataactcaacaaatgtcaCTCTAATTTTGGTTGCACATTAAAAATGGCTTCACTAAGCATTGTAATCAATAacatcggaaaaataatttttgaccaaaatagtgaccatgcccctttaaggccAGTCTTGTTTTTCAGCtaagtctaaaaaaaaaaagaactgagagaaaatgtaaagtaaattcaaagaaaatcgAGGTCTGGAAAGGAGGAGTTATCCTTCGTGAAACTTAACAAAGTACCGTCACAGGTTGCTAATAAAATTGCAAACACAGATTCTCAGTAAAATTTGAGCATGGATTTTAAAGATACAAATATCGAAGTGTTGACATTGCTGGTGGAGTGAATAACTTTCTtcaatttggttcatttcatttcaaatttagcAGGCAATAAGATTTAGATGTGTGAAATAATGCCCCGAAGTTTCACGAAGTTCTACGGAAACGACTGGAGCTTAAATGTTTATTCAGATACGTAGTCTTAAAAGCGGTCTGGAGTAAAATCGCAGTCAGAGTCGCAGACTTTGTAAAAATTTGGACAAACGGTATTAACACTTTGCTAGAcgttattttaagaaaaaaaaatgaatttgaggGTCAAATATTATTGTCATATTGTCATTGTCATATAAGGATTGAATCCTTGCACGAAAAACAAAGGGGGCTCTTTTTGTGAATCTGATAAATGTTGCAGATTCTTGTTGCAGATTTCTTCATTTCTacgaggtcaaaggtcaaatgcGATTTGAAATCAAATGCAAGCCGTACTAgaaatatatacacatacagAACCTTGACAAACTATTGGTGTCAATGTAGCTGTCGATTTCtacttttatatgtataatagTTTGAACAGAAAACCAAAAGCTAAAAATTGTCTTATACTTTTATTCTATTCTCACCATGTATCTAAAATATGAAATCAGGTACTTTAGCATACACAAGATAAAGAGCTAGACTTCAAATCAAGTTCACAATTATTGTTTTGCACATGTTCATACATGCACCGtatattttactaattttttttagaatttaggATGACCATGCAAAGGGTTATCTTTACAGTCATTCTAAATACCATGTTATCAATATTGCTCTTGAAGTCCAATTTGAATAGATAATACctatattattttaatgataaaaaatctgAAATGTGATAGCTAGCTTAAATCATTATCTCAGATACATGTGAGAACCATTACAACTCCTTTTTTTGttacaagataaaaaaaaaattctatggtTAATTTAAAGTTCAATTTAACTACATCAATTTAACTACATTTGCAatatgtaattctttgtttaaatgtatcatttattttcCACATTTACACATTTATTCGTTAATTCACAAGAGTTGCGAGATTCATCGCAATAAAAATCGAACTTTGTATTCTTGTGGCTGTAAAACTATTCCTGGAGCCATTTTTCTGGGGTCAAAGTCAAGTAAATCATTTTCTGCTGGTTCGCTGATAGTAGCCATTTGCATCAGCGAGGACAAGAACAAAAAGATCCGAGACTTTGCAAAGACTTCGCCTATGCAACTTCTTTTTCCTAATCCAAATGCTGCAAATCTAAAATGAATTGCTTAAATGAaaactttacttttatttttcaaagaataacAGCTGAaagcataattttatttatacataagAATGCAGACTTAGTCTAAAAGTAAATTGAGACGTTAAATCAGATATCGATCAAATACCAATGATTTACATTGAGTACCTTTTCCTGACTGGGTGAGTGGCGGGCAAGAGCTGACCATCTTCGTCCAAGAAACGTTCAGGCTTGAAGCTGAACGGTTCGTCCCAGTATTTATCACTGTGATGCATGGTCCAGACGTTAGGAATgatctttaaaacaaaagaatataGCGAGgtgaaagaaaatttttcatCCATTCACTTACAATAGAGATTCAGTATCGTATTGAACATCCAAACATACACAGAAAACAATAACATCCTCAATACGATAATCAGAACACTCAGTCTGGTATGTATTATGAGTAGTTTTGAAAGCTGgtttgaaaatacaaaaaatggtTCTCAATGGAAAGAGGTCCACTGTCACTTAATTTTGTGTCTTCGACAAAAGCCTGATTTTCATTGTCCCAATAAACAGAGCTTTAGTGAGTATCGACTAACGGTGTGAATTAACCTTCAGTGAACTGGTGCTATCCAGGGGGAGTCAATTGCTCTTATTTGCTAAGCACCGTTGAAACCGAATATACCCTTTTTCGGTCTCGCAGCTTAAAGAGGGAATACAATTGTTCAATAAAGCATGACTCTATTTTAATTTCTACAAATTTTATCTTGATCGAATTTCCTTTCCTCTATATTAAACTGTTTGAGTGTAGCATCTTTGTTTGCATTTTCTGCAGTTTTgacattttattgatataacaGTTTTTCAACTACCTACCACTGTGTCCTTCGTTACAGTGTAACCTCCGATGGTTGTGGATTGTGAAGTGGCATGAAGTATAAGAACCGGAGCATGGGAGATGTAACGAAGTGTTTCCATGACAACGGCTTCCAGCAGTGGACACTTCTTTCTGTCTGAGAGTCTTGGATTCTCGTTCCGTCCAATTACCTTATCTACTTCTTTCTGTAAAGACCTTTGTAGTTCCGGTCTTTTTGCAAGGATATGGATTGCAGACAGTAAAGTCCCCCTCGTTGTTAGGTATGCTGTGGAGAAGCATCATGTCactgcatttaaaatatgtttttcaaaaatgtcgCGCGCGAGGGCGCATGTGTGtttacccagagagagagagagagagagagagagagagagagagacagagagagagagagagagagacagagagagagagagagagagagagagagagcgagcagcacagttaaggctgtctaTAAattccgttcagacaaaaatacgggaaatgtgcattatgacatcacagaatATCACAAACCTAGAAAGTacttattcatttattcatttctgATGTCCGCTATATCGTACatactgaaaaataagcgagaggTCGATCTCGCTGtactaaaaaatgacgtcatatgcttcaaaatgacgcattatgTTAAGTCATTGAAGGCTATCATGCAGTTTTTTagcgaagaaaaaaaatgtcatagaTTAACGGagaattataaatgaatattttgtttaacattattatcAGTAGAATGCTGCCTAtttagtcttattttcattttgctataagtatgcatcgtataaagagccaacctcggttttgtataaacTATCGTATATCTTAAagctgagtacctaaataaatctcTTAATTACAAGGGCATACAATTACCTGATcctgacaaacttttacatgtgaatttgaaatatgctatgtaacttaaaaaacttctacgatccttataaaatcttacaaattaattatgtttttaatgaaattaaccctttgaccttcaaaattatttaacatatgcattataaattacggtttttattacaaatagtCGTATCGTAAAAAGTTCGcaacgtttttcaaaatctacgatataacatcaagtcatttttttataattcaattgtgaattttgacatgataatacttatgcccttgcaatattgaattttttaaatgacctcaaaaccacaaataaatctgcttgtaccatgcgactcgACTGTCATATaacgtgaccactatgaacataaaaattgttttgttatatatatattttagaaatatattgcatttgtacgaaagccgagaaggatcattcgagattcgagattcgaaatacgagattcgaaatacgagattcgagattcgaaattcgagattcaatatctaaattaaccaatcaaatcattgatctgaaacctgtatcctagcaacatcaaactgttctagataaagatcattcgtacatgctctttcctacaaataaatgtcttaatagctcttatatagtggttatgaaatggttaaattaacattgatgaattaaccccacacagtataaacaattaaattagaaataacactgttggctttgcgaatctaagtggttttgtttgccctgtatgtattccccccgaacaattttaacccgaagtgtattcgccccaactgtgcaaaaatcggctcgcgaagaaagatctgtttaatctaaatgttttagctatgaaacgaaactcaatgaaataatcgacatgtcaaaatataggttatgacaaagttttaaaccatagaagatataatgatttacaacctcaaagacaaaaatccagataagaatagtatATTGTAGGGTATgacaatgccattgtcgatatgagagagagagagagagagagagagagagagagagagagagagagagagagagagagagagaaacagacagacagacagacagacagacagacagacacagagagagttttgtagtgtcaaactcagtttaatttttacggtgttagcgcacctgtgatttacatcgactctctctctctctctctctctctctctctctctctctcataacctagcatttccttttccgtgagggggtttggggtatttgtgatgtcttacattagccagcgaaaatgataaaaaaaacatgaaattttgttgcacgccaataatctgttttcagtatatacatttcaagaggggggggggggggctatatagtcctaattaatttgtcagttattctgtccccgctttgttttctcttcgttttccaggttttttttttatttggctcggcaaattaatataaaactttctgtgtagctccataacgatgcactgtagataaattatgagtagttttacttttgataaacaggtgcatatccgtacttgatttttaatttgactcttataatcggatttaatattccaataattatagggtaggaaagagtagacgggacttttttgcgcatatcctactgtaccattcattcaacacaggtattagcactcatcgagttcgacttgctttccttttctttcatccactggatttaaagctattaattttttaaaatattttgaatttatggcctgattatatataaattagagctgcgctggtgcatatatttacccaaatggaccaaaatataaccaaatgaatctaaaaattttgacaaaattagttttaaacgtacgactctttttcaattctaatcgggtatgtcctttagaaaaatcttgaaccacacacattttagcaaataaaacggcaattgtttcatttttttaaggggagggaggtggtgccggtaaaggacatgtattgcttgtggcagttgtgctatactctaatctgttataataggtaatactacatattgatataaaatgaaagtttccaattacactgtacatagct
This genomic interval carries:
- the LOC105337486 gene encoding cytochrome P450 1A1 isoform X2 — its product is MLSENDCEKTGIYHYMKETLNEKDENGNIWFNDKNIYAVLFNITAGAYLTTRGTLLSAIHILAKRPELQRSLQKEVDKVIGRNENPRLSDRKKCPLLEAVVMETLRYISHAPVLILHATSQSTTIGGYTVTKDTVIIPNVWTMHHSDKYWDEPFSFKPERFLDEDGQLLPATHPVRKRFAAFGLGKRSCIGEVFAKSRIFLFLSSLMQMATISEPAENDLLDFDPRKMAPGIVLQPQEYKVRFLLR
- the LOC105337486 gene encoding cytochrome P450 1A2 isoform X1 encodes the protein MLSENDCEKTGIYHYMKETLNEKDENGNIWFNDKNIYAVLFNITAGAYLTTRGTLLSAIHILAKRPELQRSLQKEVDKVIGRNENPRLSDRKKCPLLEAVVMETLRYISHAPVLILHATSQSTTIGGYTVTKDTVIIPNVWTMHHSDKYWDEPFSFKPERFLDEDGQLLPATHPVRKRYSIFAAFGLGKRSCIGEVFAKSRIFLFLSSLMQMATISEPAENDLLDFDPRKMAPGIVLQPQEYKVRFLLR